In the Verrucomicrobiota bacterium genome, TTCATGCAAGAAGCTGGGCAGCCGCTTCGTCTGAAGTACGAAAAAGGTACCTACGGCCCATATGCTGCCAATCTGCGACATGTTCTCAATCATGTGGAAGGTCACTTGGTTTCGGGCTATGCGGACGGAGGTGACAATCCTGAGAAGCAACTAAAATTGGTTCCTGGAGCAGTTGAGGACGCACGGAATTTCTTGGAAGATGACAGCGCCACCCGTGAAAGATTCACAAAAGTATCTGAGCTTGTAGAAGGTTTTGAATCGCCCTTCGGGCTCGAGTTGTTGGCTACTGTACATTGGATAGCTAAAAACGAGAAGGCCAATTCGTTCATAGACCTGCAGAAAAAGACCTATGACTGGAATGATCGCAAAAAGCAATTCAGTCCTCGGCAGTTGGAGTTAGCCGCAAATGCTCTATCGCGGCATGGATGGATTTCGGATTTTGGGAGGAATTAAAACGGGTCAGAGGAATTAAAACGGGTCAAACTCACAATCCTAACACGGGTTCCATCCTCCGGCCAGCTTTTGAAGTGGTTGGTTTTTCAATTTTCGATTGAACCACCTGGTTTTCCCTACAGCAACGAAGTGGGATTGCCTGTTGAGTCGTATGATGAAACCGAATTTCAACAGCGAGCTGAGGAAATTTTCCGGCATGTCTTTAGAGCTTATCCGGAGATACCTTCGCCGGTATACCACTCGGATTCGGCGGCATGACTGGCAGCGTAAATAAAAAAGCCCTATTCGGAAAATTTTAGGGCTCGAATTGAAGGATAATTATTTCTCGCTGTTGGTGGATATTACCGCAGTATTTATTGAATGAATGATGAGTCATTTCATTTGGAGAATGCTCCAATCATTGAGGCAATAGTCGACATCGATTGTGATTTACGGCCCGATTTTGACCTGGCTGTAAACGGGCCAGCCATTAGAGAAGTTCTAAAAGACTCCTATCCTAAGATGCGGCATCAAATTTTCCAGGAGCATAAGGTTTCGCACTCTCAGAATTCTCCTCCAAAAGTTGACGTTCGCAAAGGTGTAAAGGCTTTACAGTTCCAAAGTGAAGACGGGAAACAACTCGTTCAGTTTCGCACGAATGGATTCTCTTTTAACAGGCTGGCTCCCTATGACGGATTGGACAAATATTTACCTGAGGTTAAAGCAAAGTGGGAACTTTTCTCAGAGTTGGTGAAGCCAGTCCAAATTCGGAAAATTGGTCTGCGTACCATAAACCGTATCCTCCTTCCACTTGAGGGTGGAAAAGTTAAGCTAGATGACTTTCTTAAGGTTGGACCTCGATTGCCGGATGAAGATACTTTAACCTTTGTTGGGTTTCTGAATCAGCACATGGCGCTGGAAGCTGGAACAGGGAACCATGTTAATATTGTCCTAACAACCCAGCAATCCACAAAAGAAGGATTACCTTTAATTCTTGATATTGATGCGTTCCGCCCATGTCAGTCAGATCCACCACCTTGGGAGAAAATTTTGGAAATAATCACTTCACTTCGGAGCTTGAAAAATCGCGGTTTCCGAAACACCTTAACAAAGAAATGCCTGAACCTTTTCTAGCTATGGCTTTGGCCGGATACGCCGCACTTCAACC is a window encoding:
- a CDS encoding TIGR04255 family protein, which encodes MNDESFHLENAPIIEAIVDIDCDLRPDFDLAVNGPAIREVLKDSYPKMRHQIFQEHKVSHSQNSPPKVDVRKGVKALQFQSEDGKQLVQFRTNGFSFNRLAPYDGLDKYLPEVKAKWELFSELVKPVQIRKIGLRTINRILLPLEGGKVKLDDFLKVGPRLPDEDTLTFVGFLNQHMALEAGTGNHVNIVLTTQQSTKEGLPLILDIDAFRPCQSDPPPWEKILEIITSLRSLKNRGFRNTLTKKCLNLF